From a single Nicotiana tomentosiformis chromosome 2, ASM39032v3, whole genome shotgun sequence genomic region:
- the LOC104099859 gene encoding uncharacterized protein isoform X3, producing MEENLNKIEEEDEGPPPGFDSLALPSQHTTNDETDEDEGPPPGWPSNPQQQNQQLLLTTDVGMGSKEHESEDDEDGPPPGWNTVIPQKDLPSTLPPAAVTCDVEMEKKEEVVEDENNSPPPGWELIPPLQPLQTSTPPSGTQQALLAEMEKKEEVDEDNGPPPGWELTPQSQPLQTSTPPSGTQQALLAEMEKKEEVVKDEDNGPPPGLQLISQSQPLQTSTPPSGTQQTLLAAFVDVEMGSKQHSAVEKEGHPLGSESIPMTGHSSPPTPPPQSSSSVASSEMEMGSKQEGTKNEEVRPPIEKQPTSHLPRIKPTAPQSSSHATTFSAEMGQMVCGSCRQLLTYPQGAKLVKCSCCQTVNFVLEAHEVGQVKCGGCAVLLMYPYGAPSVRCSSCRHMTKIGAHNRRPPLSVQQARRRHPAYQVH from the exons ATGGAAGAAAACTTAAACAAAATCGAAGAAGAAGATGAGGGCCCACCACCTGGTTTTGACTCTTTAGCTCTACCCTCACAACATACCACCAATGATGAGACTGATGAAGATGAGGGCCCACCTCCTGgttggccctcaaatcctcagCAACAAAATCAGCAGCTTCTCCTG ACTACTGATGTAGGGATGGGGAGCAAAGAACACGAATCAGAAGACGATGAAGATGGTCCACCACCTGGGTGGAACACTGTGATCCCACAGAAAGATTTACCATCTACACTGCCACCAGCAGCAGTTACTTGTG ATGTGGAAatggagaagaaagaagaagtCGTTGAAGATGAAAATAATAGTCCACCACCAGGATGGGAGTTGATCCCTCCACTACAGCCACTACAAACATCTACACCACCATCAGGGACACAACAAGCTCTTCTTGCCG AAatggagaagaaagaagaagtCGATGAAGATAATGGTCCACCACCAGGATGGGAGTTGACCCCTCAATCACAGCCACTACAAACATCTACACCACCATCAGGGACACAACAAGCTCTTCTCGCCG AAatggagaagaaagaagaagttgtTAAAGATGAAGATAATGGTCCACCACCAGGATTGCAGTTGATTTCTCAATCACAGCCACTACAAACATCTACACCACCATCAGGGACACAACAAACTCTTCTTGCCG CTTTTGTAGACGTTGAGATGGGGAGTAAACAGCACTCTGCAGTTGAAAAAGAAGGGCATCCACTGGGATCAGAATCCATTCCTATGACTGGACATTCATCACCACCTACACCACCACCTCAGTCATCATCATCAGTTGCTTCTTCTG AAATGGAGATGGGTAGCAAACAAGAAGGCACAAAGAATGAGGAGGTAAGGCCCCCAATTGAAAAGCAACCTACATCACATTTACCACGGATTAAACCTACAGCGCCTCAATCCTCATCACATGCAACAACATTTTCTGCCG AAATGGGTCAGATGGTTTGTGGTTCTTGCCGACAGTTACTTACTTATCCACAAGGGGCTAAATTAGTGAAGTGTTCGTGCTGCCAGACCGTCAATTTTGTCCTGGAAG CTCATGAGGTTGGACAAGTTAAATGTGGGGGTTGTGCAGTGCTGCTCATGTACCCTTATGGGGCGCCATCTGTTAGATGTTCCTCTTGTCGTCACATGACAAAAATTGGG GCACACAACAGACGACCTCCTCTCTCAGTGCAACAGGCTCGAAGAAGACATCCTGCTTACCAAGTTCATTAA
- the LOC104099859 gene encoding proline-rich receptor-like protein kinase PERK14 isoform X2, whose product MEENLNKIEEEDEGPPPGFDSLALPSQHTTNDETDEDEGPPPGWPSNPQQQNQQLLLTTDVGMGSKEHESEDDEDGPPPGWNTVIPQKDLPSTLPPAAVTCDVEMEKKEEVVEDENNSPPPGWELIPPLQPLQTSTPPSGTQQALLADIEMEQKEVNEDDGPPPGWELAPQLQPLQTSTPPSGMQQALLAEMEKKEEVDEDNGPPPGWELTPQSQPLQTSTPPSGTQQALLAEMEKKEEVVKDEDNGPPPGLQLISQSQPLQTSTPPSGTQQTLLADVEMGSKQHSAVEKEGHPLGSESIPMTGHSSPPTPPPQSSSSVASSEMEMGSKQEGTKNEEVRPPIEKQPTSHLPRIKPTAPQSSSHATTFSAEMGQMVCGSCRQLLTYPQGAKLVKCSCCQTVNFVLEAHEVGQVKCGGCAVLLMYPYGAPSVRCSSCRHMTKIGAHNRRPPLSVQQARRRHPAYQVH is encoded by the exons ATGGAAGAAAACTTAAACAAAATCGAAGAAGAAGATGAGGGCCCACCACCTGGTTTTGACTCTTTAGCTCTACCCTCACAACATACCACCAATGATGAGACTGATGAAGATGAGGGCCCACCTCCTGgttggccctcaaatcctcagCAACAAAATCAGCAGCTTCTCCTG ACTACTGATGTAGGGATGGGGAGCAAAGAACACGAATCAGAAGACGATGAAGATGGTCCACCACCTGGGTGGAACACTGTGATCCCACAGAAAGATTTACCATCTACACTGCCACCAGCAGCAGTTACTTGTG ATGTGGAAatggagaagaaagaagaagtCGTTGAAGATGAAAATAATAGTCCACCACCAGGATGGGAGTTGATCCCTCCACTACAGCCACTACAAACATCTACACCACCATCAGGGACACAACAAGCTCTTCTTGCCG ACATAGAAATGGAGCAGAAAGAAGTCAATGAAGATGATGGTCCACCACCAGGATGGGAGTTGGCCCCTCAACTACAGCCACTACAAACATCTACACCGCCATCAGGGATGCAACAAGCTCTACTTGCCG AAatggagaagaaagaagaagtCGATGAAGATAATGGTCCACCACCAGGATGGGAGTTGACCCCTCAATCACAGCCACTACAAACATCTACACCACCATCAGGGACACAACAAGCTCTTCTCGCCG AAatggagaagaaagaagaagttgtTAAAGATGAAGATAATGGTCCACCACCAGGATTGCAGTTGATTTCTCAATCACAGCCACTACAAACATCTACACCACCATCAGGGACACAACAAACTCTTCTTGCCG ACGTTGAGATGGGGAGTAAACAGCACTCTGCAGTTGAAAAAGAAGGGCATCCACTGGGATCAGAATCCATTCCTATGACTGGACATTCATCACCACCTACACCACCACCTCAGTCATCATCATCAGTTGCTTCTTCTG AAATGGAGATGGGTAGCAAACAAGAAGGCACAAAGAATGAGGAGGTAAGGCCCCCAATTGAAAAGCAACCTACATCACATTTACCACGGATTAAACCTACAGCGCCTCAATCCTCATCACATGCAACAACATTTTCTGCCG AAATGGGTCAGATGGTTTGTGGTTCTTGCCGACAGTTACTTACTTATCCACAAGGGGCTAAATTAGTGAAGTGTTCGTGCTGCCAGACCGTCAATTTTGTCCTGGAAG CTCATGAGGTTGGACAAGTTAAATGTGGGGGTTGTGCAGTGCTGCTCATGTACCCTTATGGGGCGCCATCTGTTAGATGTTCCTCTTGTCGTCACATGACAAAAATTGGG GCACACAACAGACGACCTCCTCTCTCAGTGCAACAGGCTCGAAGAAGACATCCTGCTTACCAAGTTCATTAA
- the LOC104099859 gene encoding proline-rich receptor-like protein kinase PERK14 isoform X1, protein MEENLNKIEEEDEGPPPGFDSLALPSQHTTNDETDEDEGPPPGWPSNPQQQNQQLLLTTDVGMGSKEHESEDDEDGPPPGWNTVIPQKDLPSTLPPAAVTCDVEMEKKEEVVEDENNSPPPGWELIPPLQPLQTSTPPSGTQQALLADIEMEQKEVNEDDGPPPGWELAPQLQPLQTSTPPSGMQQALLAEMEKKEEVDEDNGPPPGWELTPQSQPLQTSTPPSGTQQALLAEMEKKEEVVKDEDNGPPPGLQLISQSQPLQTSTPPSGTQQTLLAAFVDVEMGSKQHSAVEKEGHPLGSESIPMTGHSSPPTPPPQSSSSVASSEMEMGSKQEGTKNEEVRPPIEKQPTSHLPRIKPTAPQSSSHATTFSAEMGQMVCGSCRQLLTYPQGAKLVKCSCCQTVNFVLEAHEVGQVKCGGCAVLLMYPYGAPSVRCSSCRHMTKIGAHNRRPPLSVQQARRRHPAYQVH, encoded by the exons ATGGAAGAAAACTTAAACAAAATCGAAGAAGAAGATGAGGGCCCACCACCTGGTTTTGACTCTTTAGCTCTACCCTCACAACATACCACCAATGATGAGACTGATGAAGATGAGGGCCCACCTCCTGgttggccctcaaatcctcagCAACAAAATCAGCAGCTTCTCCTG ACTACTGATGTAGGGATGGGGAGCAAAGAACACGAATCAGAAGACGATGAAGATGGTCCACCACCTGGGTGGAACACTGTGATCCCACAGAAAGATTTACCATCTACACTGCCACCAGCAGCAGTTACTTGTG ATGTGGAAatggagaagaaagaagaagtCGTTGAAGATGAAAATAATAGTCCACCACCAGGATGGGAGTTGATCCCTCCACTACAGCCACTACAAACATCTACACCACCATCAGGGACACAACAAGCTCTTCTTGCCG ACATAGAAATGGAGCAGAAAGAAGTCAATGAAGATGATGGTCCACCACCAGGATGGGAGTTGGCCCCTCAACTACAGCCACTACAAACATCTACACCGCCATCAGGGATGCAACAAGCTCTACTTGCCG AAatggagaagaaagaagaagtCGATGAAGATAATGGTCCACCACCAGGATGGGAGTTGACCCCTCAATCACAGCCACTACAAACATCTACACCACCATCAGGGACACAACAAGCTCTTCTCGCCG AAatggagaagaaagaagaagttgtTAAAGATGAAGATAATGGTCCACCACCAGGATTGCAGTTGATTTCTCAATCACAGCCACTACAAACATCTACACCACCATCAGGGACACAACAAACTCTTCTTGCCG CTTTTGTAGACGTTGAGATGGGGAGTAAACAGCACTCTGCAGTTGAAAAAGAAGGGCATCCACTGGGATCAGAATCCATTCCTATGACTGGACATTCATCACCACCTACACCACCACCTCAGTCATCATCATCAGTTGCTTCTTCTG AAATGGAGATGGGTAGCAAACAAGAAGGCACAAAGAATGAGGAGGTAAGGCCCCCAATTGAAAAGCAACCTACATCACATTTACCACGGATTAAACCTACAGCGCCTCAATCCTCATCACATGCAACAACATTTTCTGCCG AAATGGGTCAGATGGTTTGTGGTTCTTGCCGACAGTTACTTACTTATCCACAAGGGGCTAAATTAGTGAAGTGTTCGTGCTGCCAGACCGTCAATTTTGTCCTGGAAG CTCATGAGGTTGGACAAGTTAAATGTGGGGGTTGTGCAGTGCTGCTCATGTACCCTTATGGGGCGCCATCTGTTAGATGTTCCTCTTGTCGTCACATGACAAAAATTGGG GCACACAACAGACGACCTCCTCTCTCAGTGCAACAGGCTCGAAGAAGACATCCTGCTTACCAAGTTCATTAA